A DNA window from Trichosurus vulpecula isolate mTriVul1 chromosome 2, mTriVul1.pri, whole genome shotgun sequence contains the following coding sequences:
- the PRDM2 gene encoding PR domain zinc finger protein 2 isoform X2, with amino-acid sequence MRDSEEGPKEEEEKPSASAVLSLEQTAVIQEMVNQDSLPKLIIPPPVSEPQTLPEGTPEVVHCGSDDLEEEEEEDGEDDEEEEGEEDANIPNESSEREPEMECEEKQGTSEEPRNTTEENLDGSLEIIPVVKIPKTKGDSNGDVFETFMFPCQHCERKFTTKQGLERHMHIHISTVNHAFKCRYCGKAFGTQINRRRHERRHEAGPKRKPILTLQQPDDIVDGPVFGDDINLKDESNTSSHLQDCMILDSERVSQEIAVSSVAEENGDLKELHPCKYCKKVFGTHTNMRRHQRRVHERHLIPKGVRRKGFLLEEPQLPAEQTQPTQNVYIASTELEEEGESDDVYIMDISSNISENLNYYIDGKIQSNSSTSNCDVIEMESNSADLYGLNCLLTPVTVEITQSIKTSQVHVAEDLPKDSSSNTNSDSKKRRTTSPPFLPKIKAETDSEPITPSCSLNLPLSVSATETVPYHKEKSVFLSSKLKQLLQTQDSNKITAVISAADMPKLGSSVSSSSVLPVSSSRFKRRTSSPPSSPQHSPALREFGKQSDGKAAWNDPAVSSKIPKLESHSSSPAWSLSGREERDTVSPSCFDDYKVSKDWATSTTFGNVCNQQPLDLSSGVKQKSELTGKSQVPWESVLDLSVNKKSCGDMDIKEYKENSVQPTCSGIKKKKPTTCMLQKVLLNEYNGVDLALEKVPDENRSPSPYKSLDPQPEPDLDPDSSLSAPVAHSSPCTSPSPLPQTSVSSSQLPPLLIPTNPSSPPPCPPVLTVATPPPPLLPTLPLPLPAPSSSVSPPSCPSPLSNTTTQSPLPILSPTVSPSASPVPSVEPLNSAASPGPPILSSSSSSSSSSSSSSSSSSSPSSSSSSSSSSSSFSSSSSSSSSSSPSPPPLSVVSSVVSSGDNLEAPLPISFKQEDTENEDQKPNDPQTSGEQDIVQETFNKNFICNVCESPFLSIKDLTKHLTIHAEDWPFKCEFCVQLFRDKTGLSEHRFLLHGVGNIFVCSVCKKEFAFLCNLQQHQRDLHPDRECTHHEFESGTLRPQNFTDPTKAKADHVHSLPEHPLEASKEEEEEEEVNDSSEELYTTIKIMASGVKSKDPDVRLGLNQHYPSFKPPPFQYHHRNPMGIGVTATNFTTHNIPQTFTTAIRCTKCGKGVDNMPELHKHILACASASDKKRYTPKKNPVPLKQTVQPKNGVVVIDNSGKNAFRRMGQPKRLNFSVELSKMSSNKLKLSALKKKNQLVHKAILQKNKSAKQKADLRNNDSDSHSHICPYCDREFTYIGSLNKHAAYSCPKKPISPSTKRSTAHSSKKSGISSPASSEKTSNQRRRTADAEIKMQSMQTHLGKTRARSSGPATNSLPSPSFRAKQKVKFVPSVKSKKSSSSSLRNSSPVRMAKMSHMEGKKSKAVAKNHSAHLSSKASRNLHVRVQKSKAVLQSKPALASKKKSDRFSVKSRERSGGPITRSLQLAASVDLTENKKEESSTKQEVKDFRNLL; translated from the exons gacctaaagaagaagaagagaagcctTCAGCTTCAGCAGTGCTCTCCCTAGAACAGACAGCTGTTATTCAGGAGATGGTAAATCAGGACTCACTTCCCAAATTAATAATCCCTCCTCCTGTCTCTGAGCCTCAAACACTGCCAGAAGGGACACCTGAAGTAGTACACTGTGGATCAGATGacttggaggaagaagaggaggaagatggagaagacgacgaagaagaggaaggggaagaagatgcTAATATACCAAATGAAAGTTCTGAGAGAGAGCCAGAAATGGAGTGTGAAGAAAAGCAAGGAACATCAGAAGAACCCAGAAATACAACCGAAGAAAATCTAGATGGCTCTCTTGAAATAATACCAGTTGTCAAAATTCCTAAAACAAAGGGAGATTCCAATGGTGATGTATTTGAAACATTCATGTTTCCTTGTCAGCATTGTGAAAGGAAGTTTACAACGAAACAAGGACTTGAACGTCACATGCATATCCATATATCTACTGTCAATCATGCTTTCAAGTGCAGGTACTGTGGAAAAGCTTTTGGTACCCAGATTAACAGGAGAAGGCATGAGAGGCGTCATGAAGCAGGGCCAAAAAGGAAACCAATCTTAACACTACAACAGCCTGATGACATTGTAGATGGCCCAGTGTTTGGAGATGACATAAATCTTAAAGACGAATCAAATACTTCTAGTCATCTGCAAGATTGCATGATTTTGGATTCAGAGAGAGTTTCCCAAGAAATTGCAGTTTCTTCTGTTGCAGAAGAGAATGGAGATCTCAAAGAACTGCATCCCTGCAAATACTGTAAAAAGGTTTTTGGAACACATACAAACATGCGGAGGCATCAGCGTAGGGTTCATGAACGTCATCTGATTCCTAAAGGAGTAAGGAGAAAAGGATTCTTACTTGAAGAACCACAACTTCCAGCAGAGCAGACCCAGCCGACCCAGAATGTATATATAGCAAGCACAGAgctagaagaagaaggagaatcaGATGATGTCTACATTATGGATATCTCCAGCAATATCTCTGAgaatttaaattattatattgATGGGAAGATTCAGTCTAATAGCAGCACTAGTAATTGTGATGTGATTGAAATGGAGTCTAACTCTGCAGACTTGTATGGCCTAAATTGTTTGCTTACTCCTGTTACAGTGGAAATTACTCAGAGTATAAAGACTTCTCAAGTGCATGTAGCAGAGGATCTTCCCAAGGACTCTTCTAGTAACACGAATAGTGATTCAAAGAAGCGGAGAACCACTAGTCCACCTTTTTTACCTAAAATAAAGGCAGAAACTGATTCGGAACCTATAACACCATCCTGTTCCTTAAACTTACCTCTCAGTGTATCCGCCACAGAGACTGTTCCTTATCACAAAGAGAAGAGTGTCTTTTTGTCTTCAAAGCTCAAACAACTTCTTCAGACACAAGATAGTAACAAGATAACAGCAGTTATATCTGCAGCAGATATGCCTAAATTGGGTTCATCTGTGTCATCATCTTCTGTTCTGCCTGTTTCATCAAGTAGGTTTAAGCGAAGAACAAGTTCTCCTCCGAGTTCTCCACAGCATAGTCCTGCTCTTCGAGAGTTTGGAAAACAAAGCGATGGCAAAGCAGCTTGGAATGATCCAGCTGTTAGTTCTAAGATACCCAAATTAGAAAGCCACAGTAGTTCACCTGCCTGGAGTTTatctgggagggaagagagagacactGTGAGCCCTTCATGCTTTGATGATTACAAAGTGTCTAAAGACTGGGCAACTAGCACCACTTTTGGTAATGTATGCAACCAGCAGCCTCTGGATTTATCCAGTGGTGTAAAGCAGAAGTCTGAGCTTACAGGAAAGTCTCAGGTCCCTTGGGAATCTGTATTAGATCTTAGTGTGAATAAGAAATCCTGTGGTGACATGGATATCAAGGAATACAAAGAGAACTCAGTGCAGCCTACCTGTAGTGGCATAAAAAAGAAGAAGCCAACAACCTGCATGTTACAGAAGGTTCTTCTCAATGAATACAATGGCGTAGATTTGGCTTTGGAAAAGGTTCCAGATGAAAATAGGAGCCCAAGTCCTTATAAATCACTAGATCCCCAGCCAGAGCCTGATCTTGACCCAGATTCTAGTTTATCTGCCCCTGTTGCTCATTCCTCTCCTTGCACTTCTCCATCACCTCTACCACAGACTTCTGTGTCCTCCAGTCAGCTGCCTCCTCTCCTGATCCCGACAaatccatcttctcctccaccttGCCCACCTGTATTAACTGTTGCTACACCTCCCCCGCCTCTTCTTCCTACTCTTCCATTACCACTTCCAGCTCCATCTTCCAGTGTTTCTCCTCCTTCATGTCCCTCACCACTTTCTAATACCACTACACAGTCACCACTTCCCATTCTTTCACCTACAGTATCTCCATCAGCATCTCCTGTTCCATCTGTTGAGCCTTTAAACTCTGCGGCTTCACCTGGGCCGCCtatactttcttcttcctcttcctcttcttcttcttcatcatcctcttcttcctcctcctcctccccttcttcctcctcttcttcctcctcctcttcttcttcattctcatcttcttcttcttcttcctcttcctcttccccatcaccaccacccctctCAGTAGTTTCATCTGTTGTTTCATCTGGTGATAACTTGGAAGCACCTCTCCCTATATCTTTCAAACAAGAAGACACAGAGAATGAGGATCAGAAACCAAACGATCCACAGACATCAGGTGAACAGGATATTGTTCAGGAAACATTCAATAAGAACTTCATTTGTAATGTTTGTGAATCACCTTTTCTTTCTATTAAAGATCTAACCAAACATTTAACTATTCATGCCGAAGACTGGCCCTTCAAATGTGAATTCTGTGTGCAACTGTTTAGAGACAAAACAGGCTTGTCAGAACACCGTTTTTTGCTTCATGGAGTTGGGAATATATTTGTGTGTTCGGTGTGTAAAAAAGAATTTGCCTTTTTGTGTAATTTACAGCAGCACCAACGAGATCTCCATCCAGATAGGGAATGTACACACCATGAGTTTGAAAGTGGCACCCTCAGACCCCAGAATTTTACAGACCCCACTAAGGCCAAGGCAGACCATGTTCACAGTCTACCAGAACATCCTCTAGAAGCTtctaaagaggaggaggaggaggaagaggtaaaTGACTCTTCAGAAGAGCTTTATACTACCATAAAAATAATGGCTTCTGGAGTAAAGTCGAAAGATCCAGATGTTCGACTGGGCCTCAATCAGCACTACCCAAGCTTTAAACCACCCCCCTTTCAGTATCATCACCGAAACCCTATGGGCATTGGAGTTACAGCCACAAATTTCACTACTCACAATATCCCACAGACTTTTACTACTGCCATCCGCTGCACCAAATGTGGGAAAGGTGTTGACAACATGCCAGAGTTACACAAGCATATCTTGGCATGTGCTTCAGCTAGTGACAAAAAGAGGTACACACCTAAGAAAAATCCAGTACCACTGAAACAGACTGTGCAACCCAAAAATGGTGTGGTGGTTATAGATAACTCCGGGAAAAATGCCTTTAGACGTATGGGGCAACCCAAAAGACTAAATTTTAGTGTTGAACTCAGCAAAATGTCCTCTAACAAGCTCAAACTAAGtgcactgaagaagaaaaatcagttagTCCATAAAGCAATcctgcaaaaaaataaatctgCCAAGCAAAAAGCAGACTTAAGAAATAATGATTCAGATTCTCACTCACATATTTGCCCTTACTGTGACCGTGAGTTCACTTATATTGGAAGCCTGAATAAACATGCAGCTTACAGCTGTCCTAAAAAGCCAATTTCTCCTTCCACCAAAAGAAGTACTGCTCATTCGTCTAAGAAAAGTGGGATCTCATCACCTGCAAGCAGTGAGAAAACTAGCAACCAACGAAGACGGACAGCCGATGCTGAGATTAAAATGCAGAGCATGCAAACCCACTTGGGCAAGACAAGAGCACGGAGCTCAGGGCCCGCCACAAATTCATTACCCTCTCCATCCTTTAGAGCAAAACAGAAGGTGAAATTTGTACCTTCGGTGAAATCCAAAAAGTCAAGCTCTTCTTCTCTGAGGAACTCCAGTCCTGTAAGAATGGCCAAAATGTCTCATATGGAGGGGAAGAAATCAAAAGCAGTAGCGAAGAACCATTCTGCTCATCTCTCCAGCAAAGCATCCCGGAACCTACACGTGAGGGTACAGAAAAGCAAAGCTGTTTTACAAAGCAAGCCTGCTTTAGCTAGCAAGAAAAAATCAGATAGGTTCAGTGTCAAATCTAGAGAAAGAAGTGGAGGGCCCATCACTCGAAGCTTGCAGCTGGCAGCCTCTGTAGACCTCACTGAAAACAAGAAGGAAGAGAGCAGTACAAAGCAGGAGGTCAAGGATTTCAG GAACCtcctgtaa